In one window of Duganella dendranthematis DNA:
- a CDS encoding efflux RND transporter periplasmic adaptor subunit, which produces MLRKTLFALAIASALVACGKSAKEPEKGASASASATAAKDEKKVTLLMSPEDTLTIESDALASGPVITGSIQPERRADLRAEVGAIVLQVLKENGEAVKKGDVLLRLDETSIRDGLTSADEATRAAEQTLAQTQRMYERQKTLLASGMVSTTALEDAEVRRNNAQSDVAAAKSRSVSARQQLTRTVVRAPFDGIVSERKVSSGDTAQVGKELIKVIDPSSMRFEGMVSADKIGVVKLGQPVLFRVNGYPDKQFNGKVKRVDPAANSVTRQVEVLVDFADNVRPGVAGLYAEGRVEAQTTSSLMIPPSALVQAGDSNYVWRIKNGALAKVPLSIGTRDERTGRWQVLSGLQSGDMVVRVPASGFKDGQKVELSTPKAVASASTPKVSEK; this is translated from the coding sequence ATGTTGCGTAAAACCCTGTTCGCTCTCGCCATTGCCTCCGCCCTGGTGGCGTGCGGCAAATCAGCCAAGGAGCCCGAGAAAGGCGCCAGCGCGTCCGCCTCGGCAACCGCAGCGAAAGACGAGAAAAAAGTGACCTTGCTGATGTCGCCGGAAGATACATTGACCATCGAGTCGGACGCGCTGGCGTCCGGCCCGGTCATTACCGGCTCGATCCAGCCCGAGCGCCGCGCCGACCTGCGCGCCGAAGTGGGCGCCATCGTGCTGCAGGTGCTGAAGGAAAACGGCGAGGCCGTCAAAAAGGGCGATGTGCTGCTGCGCCTGGACGAGACTTCGATCCGCGACGGCCTGACCTCGGCCGACGAAGCCACCCGCGCCGCCGAGCAGACGCTGGCCCAGACCCAGCGCATGTACGAGCGCCAGAAAACCCTGCTGGCGTCCGGCATGGTCTCGACCACCGCGCTGGAAGACGCCGAAGTGCGCCGCAACAACGCCCAGAGCGACGTGGCGGCCGCCAAGTCGCGGTCGGTGTCGGCGCGCCAGCAGCTGACCCGCACCGTGGTGCGCGCACCGTTTGACGGCATCGTCAGCGAACGCAAGGTGTCCAGCGGCGACACCGCCCAGGTCGGCAAGGAACTGATCAAGGTGATCGACCCGTCCAGCATGCGCTTCGAGGGCATGGTGTCGGCCGACAAGATCGGCGTGGTCAAGCTGGGCCAGCCAGTGCTGTTCCGCGTCAACGGTTATCCCGATAAACAATTCAACGGCAAGGTCAAGCGCGTCGATCCGGCCGCCAATTCGGTGACCCGCCAGGTCGAAGTGCTGGTGGATTTTGCCGACAATGTGCGTCCCGGCGTGGCCGGCCTATATGCCGAAGGCCGGGTCGAAGCGCAGACCACCTCGTCGCTGATGATCCCGCCGTCGGCGCTGGTCCAGGCCGGCGACAGCAATTATGTGTGGCGCATCAAGAATGGCGCGCTGGCCAAGGTGCCGCTGAGCATCGGCACCCGTGACGAACGCACCGGCCGCTGGCAGGTGTTGAGCGGCCTGCAGTCGGGCGACATGGTGGTGCGCGTACCGGCGTCCGGCTTCAAGGATGGCCAGAAAGTCGAACTGAGCACGCCGAAGGCGGTGGCATCGGCCTCGACGCCAAAAGTGTCGGAAAAATAA
- a CDS encoding OmpP1/FadL family transporter: MQPKYLPLIIAAALSAISVGANASGYRFGSQSVAGQGTADANGAEAADASTIFYNPAGLSRLDGTQISVGATVVVPHSTYNDSGSTHFTGAPTNGTPANDYAPNAVTAPSLYISKKLNDQWAVGMGLFVPYGAKLDYGNTWSGRYALSNIKLESVTLNPSVSWKMNEHHAFGFGIDAEFMKAELGQAVDVPGSIAALSSGAGAAQGAVLIRQIAALGGNPALLRTAGDAHGSNDGKDWGWGFNLGYMYTLDQNTRFGLAYRSSVSHQLRGSTVWDFSKVTTDPIVNQVLQAASHKANSAALVSLRTPETLSVNAFHQFNSQWAGMADVTFSRHNRLGDLDIQFPGTTEGAEVIRQNWKNTVRVSLGANYAYNENLTLRGGIAHDQSPVQNAELTHPALPDSDRMQYSIGANWKLSPRSSIDLAYSFLDFKDANINYTNQCNPLATTCTGNGETTRGVYQTHLSLIGLSYNYKF; encoded by the coding sequence ATGCAACCCAAATATCTTCCCCTGATCATCGCTGCCGCCCTGAGCGCCATTTCCGTGGGCGCCAACGCGTCTGGTTACCGTTTTGGTTCGCAGAGCGTGGCCGGCCAAGGCACGGCGGACGCCAACGGCGCCGAAGCGGCCGATGCCTCGACCATCTTCTACAACCCGGCCGGCTTGAGCCGCCTGGACGGTACCCAGATCAGCGTCGGCGCCACCGTCGTGGTGCCGCACTCGACCTACAACGACAGCGGTTCGACCCACTTCACCGGCGCGCCGACCAACGGCACCCCGGCCAACGATTACGCGCCGAACGCGGTCACCGCGCCATCGCTGTACATCAGCAAGAAGCTCAACGACCAGTGGGCCGTGGGCATGGGCTTGTTCGTACCGTACGGCGCCAAGCTGGACTACGGCAACACCTGGAGCGGCCGCTACGCGCTGTCCAACATCAAGCTGGAGTCGGTGACGCTGAATCCATCGGTGTCGTGGAAAATGAACGAACACCACGCGTTCGGCTTCGGCATCGACGCGGAATTCATGAAGGCCGAGCTGGGCCAGGCGGTGGACGTGCCAGGCTCGATCGCCGCACTGTCGAGCGGCGCCGGCGCCGCACAAGGCGCCGTGCTGATCCGTCAGATCGCTGCCCTGGGCGGCAACCCGGCGCTGCTGCGCACGGCGGGCGATGCGCACGGTTCCAACGATGGCAAGGACTGGGGCTGGGGCTTCAACCTGGGCTATATGTACACGCTGGATCAAAACACCCGTTTCGGCCTGGCTTACCGTTCGTCGGTCTCGCACCAGCTGCGCGGCAGCACCGTGTGGGACTTCTCGAAAGTAACCACCGATCCGATCGTCAACCAGGTGCTGCAGGCAGCGTCGCACAAGGCTAACTCGGCTGCGCTGGTGTCGCTGCGCACGCCGGAGACCTTGTCGGTCAACGCCTTCCATCAGTTCAACTCGCAGTGGGCCGGCATGGCCGACGTCACCTTCAGCCGTCACAACCGCCTGGGCGACCTGGACATCCAGTTCCCTGGCACCACCGAAGGCGCGGAAGTGATTCGCCAGAATTGGAAAAACACCGTGCGCGTGTCGCTGGGCGCGAACTATGCGTACAACGAAAACCTGACCCTGCGCGGCGGTATCGCGCATGATCAGTCGCCGGTGCAGAACGCCGAGCTGACCCACCCAGCGCTGCCGGACAGCGACCGCATGCAGTATTCGATCGGCGCCAACTGGAAGCTGAGCCCACGTTCCTCGATCGATCTGGCGTACAGCTTCCTGGACTTCAAGGACGCCAACATCAATTACACCAACCAGTGCAACCCGCTGGCCACCACCTGCACCGGCAACGGCGAAACCACCCGTGGCGTGTATCAGACTCACCTGTCGCTGATCGGTCTGTCGTACAACTACAAATTCTGA
- a CDS encoding sensor histidine kinase, whose product MSLRWRLYAYLVGAHLLFLAITVVLFRTQPPLMLGLEMLVLLSLGLGVWLLRRALEPLGYTRHFHDLLQDQHYAARLQLSSDKELNELVQLFNTMLGRLYQERLQIGEQQGFLDRLLEATPSAVIVFDFDGRISLLNASAHALRGLGDAKGKTLAACALEIDEAGVGLLAQLDALPLGDSQLLTDADGRRYRGQRGQFYDRGFSRHFLLVEELTEELESSEKATYEKLIRVLAHEVNNTVAATGSVLDSLLYYRSQLAERDSEDFSTAILAVQRRNASLGEFIERFTRVVKMPAPELRPAAVRDIMDDILYLYREQCRSRGITIAWQRCDEVPAIAMDRHLMEQALLNVVKNAMEAVEAGAGENRRIDFVLAQDAGRVRLSVIDSGNLLGDVPARQLFTPFFTTKKGGQGIGLLFVREVLNRHGYAYRLAATNDGATSFDIWLTA is encoded by the coding sequence ATGAGCCTGCGTTGGCGCTTGTACGCCTATCTGGTCGGCGCGCATCTGCTATTTCTGGCGATCACGGTGGTGCTGTTCCGCACGCAGCCGCCGTTGATGCTGGGGCTGGAAATGCTGGTGTTGCTCAGCCTGGGGCTAGGCGTGTGGCTGCTGCGCCGCGCGCTGGAGCCGCTGGGCTATACGCGCCACTTCCACGATCTGCTGCAAGACCAGCATTATGCCGCCCGCTTGCAGCTCAGCAGCGACAAGGAGTTGAACGAACTGGTGCAGCTGTTTAACACCATGTTGGGCCGGCTGTATCAGGAGCGCTTGCAGATCGGCGAGCAACAAGGCTTTCTCGACCGGCTGCTGGAGGCGACGCCGAGCGCGGTGATCGTGTTCGATTTCGACGGCCGCATCAGCTTGCTCAATGCCAGCGCGCACGCCTTGCGCGGGCTGGGCGACGCCAAAGGTAAAACGCTGGCCGCTTGCGCGCTGGAGATTGATGAGGCCGGCGTCGGCCTGCTGGCGCAGCTGGACGCGCTGCCGCTGGGCGATTCGCAACTGCTGACCGATGCCGACGGCCGCCGTTATCGCGGCCAGCGCGGGCAGTTCTACGATCGCGGTTTCTCGCGCCACTTTCTGCTGGTCGAGGAATTGACCGAGGAGCTGGAGAGTTCGGAAAAAGCCACCTATGAAAAATTGATCCGCGTGCTGGCGCATGAGGTCAACAACACCGTGGCGGCCACTGGCTCGGTGCTCGATTCGTTGCTGTACTACCGCAGCCAGTTGGCCGAGCGGGACAGCGAGGATTTCAGCACCGCGATTCTGGCGGTGCAGCGGCGCAATGCCAGCCTGGGCGAGTTCATCGAACGCTTCACGCGGGTGGTCAAGATGCCGGCGCCGGAGCTGCGTCCAGCCGCTGTGCGCGACATCATGGACGACATTCTGTACCTGTATCGTGAACAGTGCCGCAGCCGTGGCATCACCATCGCCTGGCAGCGATGCGACGAGGTGCCGGCCATCGCCATGGATCGACATCTGATGGAGCAAGCGCTACTCAATGTGGTGAAGAATGCGATGGAGGCCGTTGAGGCCGGCGCCGGTGAGAATCGTCGCATCGACTTCGTGCTGGCGCAGGATGCCGGCCGTGTGCGGCTATCGGTGATCGACAGCGGCAACCTGCTGGGCGATGTGCCGGCGCGGCAGTTGTTCACGCCGTTCTTCACGACCAAGAAAGGCGGACAAGGTATTGGCCTGCTGTTCGTGCGCGAAGTGCTGAACCGGCACGGCTACGCCTACCGCCTGGCCGCCACCAACGACGGCGCGACCAGTTTCGACATCTGGCTGACCGCCTAA
- a CDS encoding methyl-accepting chemotaxis protein yields MAIANMKVGTRLGLGFGLVLVLLLMVAVLGVFNMSTIHAKLDRIVNENAVKTELVNEMSESVHIVARISRSVVLLTSQADIRIELEKVTKARAAYNAAQDQLGKMSATPKGIAIRERILGLQKIARPFNDQVFELALANKDDEATQILMKQAGPATQSWQEAMDEYAALQKATNQADAAEASAAYQRARMLMLVLSGLAIVVGVVASIRIARGLLRQLGGEPDYAASIAGRIAAGDLTVVVDTQSNDNHSMLHAMKKMRDALAEIVAEVRVGTETIASASSQIASGNQDLSARTEQQASSLEETASSMEELTSAVRANNDNARQANQLAQSASAVAVQGGAVVSQVVNTMGAINDSSRKIVDIIAVIDGIAFQTNILALNAAVEAARAGEQGRGFAVVASEVRTLAQRSAAAAKEIKELIGNSVEKVEVGSKLVEQAGQTMAEVVSSVQRVTDIMAEISTAGDEQSAGIEQINQAVSEMDTVTQQNAALVEEAAAAAEAMQQQAANLERVVSVFQLDGHQRVAKPAPVAKPSAARLAIAKSAKPAAARPAPAISAPAKSQKRVTSSAGGEGDWEEF; encoded by the coding sequence ATGGCTATCGCAAACATGAAAGTTGGTACCCGGCTAGGCCTGGGATTTGGGCTGGTGCTGGTGTTGCTGCTAATGGTGGCAGTGCTGGGTGTGTTCAATATGAGCACGATCCATGCCAAGCTGGATCGCATCGTCAATGAAAACGCCGTCAAGACCGAACTAGTAAATGAGATGTCGGAATCGGTGCACATTGTTGCGCGCATATCGCGCTCGGTGGTGCTGCTGACGTCGCAAGCCGATATTCGCATCGAGCTGGAGAAGGTAACCAAGGCGCGGGCCGCTTACAACGCTGCGCAGGATCAGCTGGGCAAGATGTCGGCTACGCCCAAGGGCATCGCCATCCGCGAACGCATTCTCGGCCTGCAAAAAATTGCGCGGCCGTTCAATGATCAGGTGTTCGAGCTGGCGCTGGCCAACAAAGACGATGAGGCCACGCAAATCCTGATGAAACAGGCTGGTCCGGCGACGCAGAGCTGGCAGGAAGCCATGGATGAATATGCGGCCCTGCAAAAAGCCACCAACCAGGCCGATGCGGCGGAGGCCTCCGCTGCGTATCAGCGCGCCCGCATGCTGATGCTGGTGCTAAGCGGGCTGGCGATTGTGGTCGGCGTGGTGGCGTCGATTCGTATCGCGCGCGGTCTGCTGCGTCAGCTCGGCGGCGAACCCGATTATGCGGCGTCGATTGCCGGCCGGATTGCCGCCGGCGATTTGACCGTGGTGGTCGATACGCAGAGCAACGATAACCACAGCATGCTGCACGCCATGAAGAAGATGCGCGATGCGCTGGCCGAGATCGTCGCCGAGGTGCGCGTCGGGACCGAGACGATTGCATCGGCGTCGTCGCAGATCGCCAGCGGCAACCAGGATTTGTCGGCGCGCACGGAGCAGCAGGCCAGTTCGCTGGAAGAGACGGCGTCGTCGATGGAGGAACTGACCAGCGCGGTGCGGGCGAATAACGATAATGCGCGCCAGGCCAATCAGCTGGCGCAATCGGCATCGGCGGTGGCGGTGCAGGGCGGGGCGGTGGTGTCGCAGGTGGTCAATACCATGGGTGCGATTAACGATTCGTCGCGCAAGATCGTCGACATTATCGCGGTGATTGACGGGATTGCGTTCCAGACCAATATTCTGGCATTGAATGCGGCCGTGGAGGCGGCCCGCGCCGGCGAGCAGGGACGTGGTTTTGCGGTGGTGGCGTCGGAGGTGCGGACGCTGGCGCAGCGTTCGGCTGCCGCGGCCAAGGAGATCAAGGAGTTGATCGGCAATTCGGTGGAGAAGGTGGAAGTCGGCAGCAAGCTGGTTGAGCAGGCTGGACAGACCATGGCGGAGGTGGTGTCGAGCGTGCAGCGCGTGACCGATATCATGGCCGAGATTTCCACCGCCGGCGATGAGCAGAGCGCGGGCATTGAGCAGATCAATCAGGCGGTTAGCGAGATGGATACGGTGACGCAGCAGAATGCGGCGCTGGTGGAGGAGGCTGCCGCTGCGGCCGAGGCCATGCAGCAGCAGGCGGCCAATCTGGAGCGCGTGGTGAGCGTGTTCCAGCTGGATGGCCATCAGCGTGTGGCCAAGCCAGCGCCGGTCGCCAAACCGTCGGCAGCCAGGCTGGCGATCGCCAAGTCGGCCAAGCCCGCTGCGGCCCGTCCGGCGCCAGCCATCAGCGCGCCGGCCAAATCGCAGAAGCGCGTGACCAGCAGCGCCGGCGGTGAGGGGGATTGGGAAGAGTTCTGA
- a CDS encoding divergent PAP2 family protein — MDIAYLVTPLITWVTVGPIKFLINSVKARKWAFNLVGNGGFPSNHSAVVSSMATLIALREGIGHPAFGVAVTLCFIVIIDANSLRQHVGKQAAAINRLAEGNDKHKWLRERMGHTLVEIAGGLCTGIAIGHIVHAIFGRG, encoded by the coding sequence ATGGACATCGCTTACCTCGTCACGCCGCTGATTACCTGGGTCACGGTGGGGCCGATCAAGTTCCTGATTAATAGTGTCAAAGCACGCAAATGGGCGTTCAACCTGGTCGGTAACGGCGGTTTTCCGAGCAATCACAGCGCGGTGGTATCCAGCATGGCGACCCTGATCGCGTTGCGAGAGGGCATCGGCCACCCGGCCTTCGGCGTCGCCGTCACGCTGTGCTTTATTGTCATCATTGACGCCAACAGCCTGCGCCAGCACGTCGGCAAGCAGGCCGCCGCCATCAACCGCCTGGCCGAAGGCAACGACAAGCACAAGTGGCTGCGCGAGCGCATGGGCCATACGTTGGTGGAAATCGCCGGCGGCCTGTGCACCGGCATCGCCATCGGCCATATCGTCCACGCGATTTTCGGCCGCGGCTGA
- a CDS encoding L-cystine transporter has translation MAINVILNLLAALALIGLLYAQQRKHGSFSVRVFTGMGLGVVLGAALQAIYGAGSAELKTTSDYLDIVGSGYVKLLQMIIMPLIMVSIISAILKLKGINSLGKISALTIGTLMITTLIAASIGILMAKVFHLSAVGLTASAADIARGVYLQGKVETAQAISLPSMLLSFIPANPFLDMTGGRKTSTIAVVIFSVFIGIAATGIHDKKPDIFASFERFVQVAHAIVMRIVTLVLRLTPYGVFALMAQVVSTSSYADILHLIDFVLASYSALLLMFVVHLLIVSGLGLNPLRWTKKILPLLTFAFTSRSSAGAIPMSVQTQSQRLGTPEGIANFAASFGATIGQNGCAGIYPAMLAVMIAPTVGIDPFTLSFIAPLLAIITIGSVGVAGVGGGATFAALIVLSSMNLPVALAGLLISIEPLIDMGRTALNVSGSVTAGAVASRVMGETDIAVFNSDAEPAIDSDRKAA, from the coding sequence ATGGCGATAAATGTGATCCTCAACCTGCTGGCGGCGCTGGCGCTGATCGGCCTGTTGTATGCGCAACAGCGCAAGCACGGTTCCTTTTCGGTGCGCGTGTTCACCGGCATGGGGCTGGGCGTCGTACTGGGTGCGGCGCTGCAAGCGATCTACGGAGCCGGCTCGGCCGAACTGAAGACAACCAGCGACTACCTCGACATTGTCGGCAGCGGCTATGTCAAACTGCTGCAGATGATCATCATGCCGTTGATCATGGTATCGATCATCTCCGCCATCCTCAAGCTAAAAGGCATCAACTCGCTGGGCAAGATCAGCGCGCTCACCATCGGCACGCTGATGATCACCACGCTGATCGCCGCCAGCATCGGCATCCTGATGGCCAAGGTATTCCACCTGAGCGCGGTCGGCCTGACCGCTTCGGCGGCCGACATCGCGCGCGGCGTCTACCTGCAAGGCAAGGTCGAGACGGCGCAGGCGATTTCGCTGCCGAGCATGTTGCTGAGCTTCATCCCGGCCAATCCCTTCCTCGACATGACCGGCGGCCGCAAGACCTCCACCATTGCGGTGGTGATCTTCTCGGTGTTCATCGGCATCGCCGCCACCGGCATCCATGACAAGAAACCGGACATCTTCGCCTCGTTCGAGCGCTTTGTGCAGGTGGCGCACGCCATCGTCATGCGCATCGTGACGCTGGTGCTGCGCCTGACGCCGTACGGCGTGTTCGCGCTGATGGCGCAGGTGGTCTCGACCTCCAGCTACGCCGATATCCTGCACCTGATCGACTTCGTGCTGGCGTCGTACAGCGCGCTGTTGCTGATGTTCGTGGTGCACCTGCTGATCGTTTCCGGCCTGGGCCTGAATCCGCTGCGCTGGACCAAAAAAATCCTGCCGCTGCTGACCTTCGCTTTCACCTCGCGCAGCAGCGCCGGCGCGATTCCGATGAGCGTACAGACCCAGAGCCAGCGCCTGGGTACGCCGGAAGGCATCGCCAACTTCGCCGCCTCGTTCGGCGCCACCATCGGCCAGAACGGCTGTGCCGGCATCTACCCGGCCATGTTGGCGGTGATGATTGCGCCGACCGTCGGCATCGATCCGTTCACCCTCAGCTTTATCGCCCCGCTGCTGGCGATCATCACGATTGGTTCGGTCGGCGTGGCCGGCGTCGGCGGCGGCGCCACCTTTGCGGCGCTGATCGTGCTATCGTCGATGAACCTGCCGGTGGCGCTGGCCGGCCTGCTGATTTCGATCGAGCCGCTGATCGACATGGGCCGCACCGCGCTCAACGTCAGCGGCTCGGTCACCGCCGGCGCGGTTGCCAGCCGGGTGATGGGCGAAACCGACATCGCGGTGTTCAACAGCGACGCCGAACCCGCCATCGACAGCGACCGCAAGGCCGCCTGA
- a CDS encoding efflux RND transporter permease subunit encodes MFLSDFSVKKPIATIVLIVAMMCLGLMALSKLRVNQNPDVEVPFIVVAIPYPGASPETVEREIINRVEKSLNSITGVTEINSTAAEGSAQILIKFTFTKSLIEASDEIRNAIAAVRYKLPTEMREPILQRIDPSAQPVMQLALSSSSQTHAEISRLAEDKLADRFRSIDGVASVNIDGSLKRELSVLLKAEKLREYNVSVGDVVNALRNQNANAPVGKVRGELDEKSIRLVGRIERPEEFQQVVVKRNGDELVRLAQVATIEDGFAEVNSLSVRSGKPNVGISVTRSRDASTVTVAKKIRAMSVEMQKEMPAGTKLEVTEDDGENAESSLNNVIESLVFGAGLTIFVVYAFLNSWRSTLITALSLPTSVLAAFIGVWLCGFTLNFMTLLGLSLAIGVLIDDAIVVRENIVRHMQLGADRRTAALKGTAEIGMAVAATTFSIMAVFIPVAFMPGITGEWFRPFALTVTCSVAVSLVISFTLDPMLSAFWGDPPNHHDAPRRGIEKYFAKFNHWFDHQANRYGNVIEWALHHRRAMGIIALATFVAAIGLQVKFGGASFVPASDWGTIAIDVRTPSSSSLEYSRLKLEKAAVIARGIKETKETNSYVNLSGGRIYVDIGKKTERKRGAIEVAKELREKLAGLVGAEYTVLDDLSNGARKPVQIEFTGADSRKLMEITNGFMDRLRRVPGAVDVGLSEMDPKDELQIVLNRGLANSMGIATGDAAQALRVAFAGIEVGDWVDPTGESRDVAVRLAPEDRTSAENIERLPISVVGTNQMVPLDQIAEVTMGKGPSTIKHKDGKRVITVTANVEGRSPGEVTTDAMKLVKDIDFPPGYGLALGGAGKDMQEVFGAMGIALIAGIGLMYLILVMQFGSFTAPVAVMLSLPLSLIGVVLGLLATNSTINLMSLIGVIMLMGLVAKNAILLLDAARKRQEEGFSREDSLMYAGRMRLRPILMTTFALIAGMFPVALGLGEGGEFYRPMAIAIIGGTITSTLLTLLMVPTFYDSIEIKKDSAIVKLHRRAERFGMILAVLSIVIEFLLFLVLLRFVFRSIMWAVRKVFGKDKNPPAPPAEAERKIA; translated from the coding sequence ATGTTCCTTTCAGATTTTAGTGTCAAGAAACCCATCGCCACGATCGTGCTGATCGTCGCGATGATGTGCCTGGGCCTGATGGCCCTGAGCAAGCTGCGGGTCAACCAGAACCCGGACGTCGAAGTGCCGTTCATCGTGGTGGCGATTCCGTATCCGGGCGCGTCGCCGGAAACGGTCGAGCGCGAGATCATCAACCGCGTGGAAAAATCGCTGAACTCGATCACCGGGGTCACCGAGATTAACAGTACGGCGGCCGAAGGTTCGGCCCAGATCCTGATCAAGTTTACCTTCACCAAGAGCCTAATCGAGGCCTCGGACGAGATCCGCAACGCCATCGCGGCGGTACGCTACAAGCTGCCGACCGAGATGCGCGAGCCGATTCTGCAGCGCATCGATCCGTCGGCGCAGCCGGTGATGCAGCTGGCGCTGTCGTCCAGCTCGCAGACCCACGCGGAGATTTCGCGCCTGGCCGAAGACAAGCTGGCCGACCGCTTCCGCAGTATCGACGGCGTCGCCTCGGTGAATATCGACGGTTCGCTGAAGCGCGAGCTGAGCGTGCTGCTGAAGGCTGAGAAGCTGCGCGAATACAATGTCTCGGTGGGCGACGTGGTCAACGCGCTGCGCAACCAGAACGCCAACGCACCGGTCGGCAAGGTACGTGGCGAGCTGGACGAGAAGAGCATCCGCCTGGTCGGCCGCATCGAGCGTCCGGAAGAGTTCCAGCAGGTAGTGGTCAAGCGCAATGGCGACGAGCTGGTGCGCCTGGCGCAGGTGGCGACGATTGAAGACGGCTTTGCCGAAGTCAACAGCCTGAGCGTGCGTTCCGGCAAACCGAACGTCGGTATTTCCGTGACCCGTTCGCGCGATGCCTCGACCGTGACGGTGGCCAAGAAAATCCGCGCCATGTCGGTGGAAATGCAGAAGGAAATGCCAGCCGGCACCAAGCTGGAAGTGACCGAGGACGACGGCGAAAACGCCGAGAGCAGCCTGAACAACGTGATCGAATCGCTGGTGTTCGGCGCCGGCCTGACCATTTTCGTGGTGTACGCCTTCCTGAACTCGTGGCGCTCGACGCTGATCACCGCGCTGTCGCTGCCGACCTCGGTGCTGGCGGCCTTCATCGGCGTCTGGCTGTGCGGCTTCACGCTGAACTTCATGACGCTGCTGGGCCTGTCGCTGGCGATCGGCGTGCTGATCGATGACGCCATCGTGGTGCGGGAAAACATCGTCCGTCACATGCAGCTGGGCGCCGACCGCCGCACCGCCGCGCTGAAGGGCACGGCCGAGATCGGCATGGCGGTGGCCGCCACCACCTTCTCGATCATGGCGGTGTTCATTCCGGTGGCCTTTATGCCGGGCATTACCGGTGAATGGTTCCGCCCGTTCGCGCTGACCGTGACCTGCTCGGTGGCGGTGTCGCTGGTGATTTCGTTCACGCTCGACCCGATGCTGTCGGCCTTCTGGGGCGATCCGCCTAACCACCACGATGCACCGCGCCGTGGCATCGAGAAATACTTCGCCAAGTTCAATCACTGGTTCGACCATCAGGCCAACCGCTACGGCAATGTGATCGAATGGGCGCTGCACCACCGCCGCGCGATGGGCATCATTGCGCTGGCCACTTTCGTGGCGGCGATCGGCCTGCAGGTCAAGTTTGGCGGCGCCAGCTTCGTGCCGGCGTCCGACTGGGGCACGATCGCGATCGATGTGCGCACGCCGTCGTCGTCGTCGCTGGAATACTCGCGCCTGAAGCTGGAAAAGGCGGCGGTGATCGCGCGCGGCATCAAGGAAACCAAGGAAACCAATAGCTACGTCAACCTCAGCGGCGGCCGCATCTATGTCGACATCGGCAAGAAGACCGAGCGCAAACGCGGCGCGATCGAGGTGGCCAAGGAATTGCGCGAGAAACTGGCCGGGCTGGTCGGCGCCGAATACACGGTGCTGGACGACTTGAGCAACGGCGCCCGCAAGCCGGTGCAGATTGAATTTACCGGCGCCGACTCGCGCAAGCTGATGGAAATCACCAACGGCTTCATGGACCGCCTGCGCCGGGTGCCCGGTGCGGTCGATGTCGGCCTGTCCGAGATGGATCCGAAGGACGAGCTGCAAATCGTGCTGAACCGGGGACTGGCCAACTCGATGGGCATCGCCACCGGCGATGCGGCGCAAGCGCTGCGGGTGGCGTTTGCCGGTATCGAGGTGGGCGACTGGGTCGATCCGACCGGCGAGTCGCGCGACGTGGCCGTGCGCCTGGCGCCGGAAGACCGCACCAGCGCCGAGAACATCGAGCGCCTGCCGATTTCGGTGGTGGGCACCAATCAGATGGTGCCGCTGGACCAGATCGCTGAAGTGACGATGGGCAAAGGCCCGTCCACCATCAAGCACAAGGATGGCAAGCGCGTGATTACCGTGACCGCCAACGTCGAAGGCCGTTCGCCGGGCGAGGTGACCACCGACGCCATGAAGCTGGTCAAGGATATCGATTTCCCGCCGGGCTACGGCCTGGCGCTGGGCGGCGCCGGCAAGGACATGCAGGAAGTGTTCGGCGCCATGGGTATTGCCCTGATCGCCGGTATCGGCCTGATGTATCTGATCCTGGTCATGCAGTTCGGTTCCTTCACGGCGCCGGTGGCGGTGATGTTGTCGCTGCCGCTGTCGCTGATCGGCGTGGTGCTGGGCCTGCTGGCCACCAACAGCACCATTAACCTGATGAGCCTGATTGGTGTCATCATGCTGATGGGCCTGGTGGCGAAGAACGCCATCCTGTTGCTGGACGCGGCGCGCAAGCGCCAGGAAGAGGGCTTCAGCCGCGAGGATTCGCTGATGTATGCGGGCCGCATGCGTCTGCGTCCGATCCTGATGACCACCTTCGCGCTGATCGCCGGCATGTTCCCGGTGGCGCTGGGGCTGGGCGAGGGCGGTGAGTTCTATCGTCCGATGGCGATTGCGATCATCGGCGGCACGATCACCTCGACCTTGCTGACGCTGCTGATGGTGCCGACCTTCTATGACAGTATCGAGATCAAGAAAGACAGCGCCATCGTCAAGCTGCATCGCCGCGCCGAGCGTTTCGGCATGATTCTGGCGGTGCTGTCGATCGTGATCGAGTTCTTGTTGTTCCTGGTGCTGCTGCGCTTCGTGTTCCGCTCGATCATGTGGGCGGTGCGCAAGGTGTTCGGCAAGGATAAAAATCCGCCGGCGCCACCAGCGGAAGCCGAACGAAAGATTGCCTAA